Proteins encoded within one genomic window of Eurosta solidaginis isolate ZX-2024a chromosome 1, ASM4086904v1, whole genome shotgun sequence:
- the gfzf gene encoding glutathione S-transferase 1-1 isoform X2, producing the protein MTMKLYAVSDGPPSLAVRMVFQTLNIPYELIDVDFIAGEHMTAEYAKMNPQKEIPVLDDAGFYLSESIAIMQYLCDKYAPNNPLYPRDPAKRAIVNHRLCFNMAFYYSAISAHCMAPIFFDYQRTDMSLKKVNNALNVLETYLREGGTKYAATDNVTIADFALITATICLEAINFDLSTYPLVIKWYERFKQENPDSWIIANAGMQEIAQFEKNPPDLSHMNHPFHPTRKAKVSTGV; encoded by the exons atgacaatgaaACTGTATGCTGTATCTGATGGACCACCATCATTAGCCGTGCGCATGGTCTTTCAAACTCTGAACATACCATACGAATTGATCGATGTTGACTTTATTGCCGGTGAACATATGACCGCGGAGTATGCCAAG ATGAATCCACAAAAAGAGATACCAGTTTTAGATGATGCTGGATTTTATTTGTCCGAGAGCATCGCAATAATGCAATACCTTTGCGATAAATATGCACCAAATAATCCACTATATCCAAGAGATCCAGCCAAACGTGCTATTGTTAATCATCGACTCTGCTTTAATATGGCTTTCTATTATTCAGCGATTTCAGCACATTGCATGGCACCAATATTTTTTGATTATCAACGTACTGATATGAGTTTGAAAAAAGTTAATAATGCATTGAACGTTTTGGAAACGTATTTGCGTGAAGGTGGTACCAAATATGCTGCAACCGATAATGTAACTATTGCTGATTTTGCTTTGATTACGGCTACGATATGCTTAGAAGCAATCAATTTTGATTTATCTACATATCCGTTGGTTATAAAATGGTATGAACGATTTAAACAGGAAAATCCAGATTCGTGGATAATCGCAAATGCTGGTATGCAAGAAATTGCTCAATTTGAAAAGAATCCACCCGATCTTTCGCATATGAACCATCCATTCCATCCAACACGCAAAGCGAAAGTTTCGACGGGAGTTTAG